In the genome of Planctomycetaceae bacterium, the window CAACATGGATCGCCTGGTCGAATGTGTCATAGACCGCGCCCTCAGCTTGTATCCATTGGCCCAACGCCAGCCGCTTGTGCAAAACGCCGGTCAGCCCGGCCAATGTCTCGCTGTACGACGCCGGGTTGTGCCAGTTGTCGGTAGCGGAGCTGTAATAGACCTTCGCCCCGCCGCCGCTGATAAGCCGTTTGTAAATCCAATGCGTCGGCGAGTCCGGGTTGGTGGTCAGCACGATCTGGAGCCACGGCGCCGCCTTGCCGCGCATACGGGTCAGGATTTCGTTATAGTCATCCTCAACAAAGCGGGTCGCCTCTTCCATCCATACGATGTCAAGCGCCCCGTCTTGCCCGATGCTCCTGATTTGCTCCCGCTGCTGTTCGTCGGCCATGCCGCCATAGGCCAGGATCGAGCCGTTGTCATACTCGAATCGGTGCTTGCTCGGGTAGTGCCGGACCTGCGGGTCGCGGCCTATCACCGCCCGGTCCATGAAAAGGACCGTGCTGTTGGTCATCGAGTCGCGGGTCTTGCGGAGCATCAGGCCCATCGCGCCGGGATAGCGTTTCATGTAGCCGTGCAGCTTCTCGGCCGCCAGCCGTGATTTGCCGCCGCCCGCGCTGCCGGTAAACAGCACAACCGGCGAGGTGTCCCGCCACGGCTCGACCTGCCAGGACAGCGGGTTGAATCTGGCTATGATTTTGGTGTTAAGGTTCTGTCGGCCAATCGTCGGGCGAGATGCTAACATAGCCCTTGACCGCCATTTCTACCGGCCCGCCGTCCGGCCCGCTGATTTCCTTGCGCTCGA includes:
- a CDS encoding phage terminase large subunit, whose protein sequence is MLASRPTIGRQNLNTKIIARFNPLSWQVEPWRDTSPVVLFTGSAGGGKSRLAAEKLHGYMKRYPGAMGLMLRKTRDSMTNSTVLFMDRAVIGRDPQVRHYPSKHRFEYDNGSILAYGGMADEQQREQIRSIGQDGALDIVWMEEATRFVEDDYNEILTRMRGKAAPWLQIVLTTNPDSPTHWIYKRLISGGGAKVYYSSATDNWHNPASYSETLAGLTGVLHKRLALGQWIQAEGAVYDTFDQAIHVVDRFDIPAEWRRIRAIDFGYTNAFVCQWWAMDGDGRAYRYREIYHTRKLVEDHARHIVRLSEGEKIEATVADHDAEDRATLEKYGVTTRPAKKDVSPGIQAVQSRLKIANDGKPRLFLMRGSSVEYDPNLEHDKRPTCTEDEFTGYVWPKDPSGRIVKEAPIKENDHGMDAMRYAVMYLDGPRGVFVG